The Flavobacterium faecale genome has a segment encoding these proteins:
- a CDS encoding CDP-glycerol glycerophosphotransferase family protein: protein MKKIREIVKKNIHPKLWRFLADSYIFIMTNRLYVYYLFYISPKRQEKALKRIRKKDKIKVAFFLIHESVWKYDLVYRLMVEHPKFDPVIFVCPVVNYGKDSMLYEMNKSFTVFKNKGYNVLRTFDDITGKYLDIQKEYAPDIIFYTNPYNGLIDKRYYIYKFPTTLICYVPYAIMTTKYDSFFNLDFHNIVWKIFSETPLHHKILTEKQKIKARNSIVTGFPGFDQLLINKKPDDKVWKSTSENLKRVIWAPHHLMKELNKVSNFLEYYDYFLELANRYQDKLQIAFKPHPLLRLKLEKDPDWGKKKTDAYFEKWDILANGQLENGNYDDLFLTSDALIHDCGSFMAEYLVTGKPTLFMVRNEAVMEEWNEFGQKVVSLHYQSRNFQEVDDFIMDVVLSEKDWMKEDRKTFVREFLIQNPKSTASENILRYLEGQIFKY from the coding sequence ATGAAAAAAATAAGAGAAATAGTCAAAAAAAACATCCATCCCAAACTATGGCGTTTTCTTGCTGATAGTTATATATTTATAATGACTAATCGTCTTTACGTCTATTATTTATTTTATATCTCCCCCAAAAGACAAGAAAAAGCTTTAAAAAGAATTAGAAAAAAAGACAAAATAAAAGTAGCATTTTTTCTGATACACGAATCGGTTTGGAAATACGATTTGGTTTATAGATTAATGGTAGAACACCCTAAATTTGATCCTGTTATTTTTGTTTGTCCAGTGGTTAATTATGGAAAAGATAGCATGTTGTATGAGATGAATAAATCTTTTACTGTTTTTAAAAATAAAGGGTATAATGTGTTAAGAACATTTGATGATATTACAGGGAAATATCTTGACATACAAAAAGAATATGCTCCAGATATTATTTTCTATACCAATCCTTATAATGGATTAATAGATAAGCGGTATTATATTTACAAATTTCCTACTACCTTAATATGTTATGTTCCCTATGCTATTATGACTACGAAGTACGATTCATTTTTTAATTTAGATTTCCATAATATAGTTTGGAAAATTTTTTCAGAAACGCCCCTTCATCATAAAATATTGACTGAAAAGCAAAAAATAAAAGCTCGGAACAGTATTGTTACAGGTTTTCCAGGATTCGATCAGTTGCTAATTAACAAAAAGCCAGATGATAAGGTATGGAAAAGCACTAGTGAAAATTTAAAGCGCGTGATATGGGCACCACATCATTTGATGAAGGAGTTGAATAAAGTGTCCAATTTTTTAGAATATTATGATTATTTTTTAGAGCTAGCAAATAGGTATCAAGATAAATTGCAAATTGCGTTTAAACCACATCCATTGTTGCGATTGAAGTTGGAAAAAGATCCTGACTGGGGAAAAAAAAAGACAGATGCATATTTTGAAAAGTGGGATATATTGGCCAACGGACAGTTGGAGAATGGAAATTACGATGATCTTTTTTTAACATCAGATGCTTTGATTCATGACTGTGGTTCCTTTATGGCAGAGTACCTTGTTACAGGAAAACCAACGCTTTTTATGGTTAGAAATGAAGCCGTTATGGAAGAATGGAATGAGTTTGGACAAAAAGTAGTTTCGTTGCATTATCAATCTAGAAATTTCCAAGAAGTAGATGATTTTATTATGGATGTTGTCTTGAGTGAAAAGGACTGGATGAAAGAGGATAGAAAGACATTTGTGCGAGAATTTTTAATTCAAAATCCTAAATCAACTGCTTCTGAAAATATTTTACGATATTTAGAAGGGCAAATTTTTAAATATTAA
- a CDS encoding bifunctional cytidylyltransferase/SDR family oxidoreductase, with amino-acid sequence MNIAVILAGGVGARLGMSLPKQFFKVAGKMVIEHAVDVFEKNELIDEIAIVTNGHYTFMVEDMIIKNNWKKVKKILEGGEERYHSSLAAVNAYDDFKEANLIFHDAARPLLSQRIVNDVVKAMDTFNAVDVAINSADTIIEVANEIITAIPERVKMRRGQTPQSFKQALIAKAYKIALKDKNFSASDDCGIVKKYLPQEKIFVVKGEEVNMKLTYPEDTYLLDKLFQLRSAEIQNFKLSPAILNGKVMVVFGGTYGIGKSILELGALNGIKVYNFSRSHNNVDVAKKDEVERALNEVFQIEKKIDFIVNAAAILHKEPLETMQYDAICQAINTNYYGTITVAIASLPYLKKSNGHILFFTSSSYTRGRAFYSIYSSTKAAVVNFVQAISQEWESFGIKVNCINPERTQTPMRIKNFGSEPEDSLLKPETVAMRCLQTLQSNCTGQVIDVRLNHQEKDK; translated from the coding sequence ATGAACATAGCTGTCATCTTAGCGGGAGGAGTAGGAGCAAGATTGGGGATGTCTTTGCCAAAGCAGTTTTTTAAGGTTGCTGGAAAAATGGTAATAGAACATGCAGTTGACGTCTTCGAAAAAAATGAATTAATTGACGAGATAGCCATTGTTACCAACGGCCATTATACTTTTATGGTCGAAGATATGATTATTAAGAATAATTGGAAAAAGGTAAAAAAGATTTTGGAAGGAGGAGAGGAACGATATCATTCTAGCTTAGCAGCAGTTAATGCTTATGATGATTTTAAAGAAGCCAATTTGATATTTCATGATGCTGCTCGTCCCTTATTGAGTCAACGAATAGTAAATGATGTTGTAAAAGCAATGGATACTTTTAATGCCGTTGATGTTGCAATTAATTCTGCCGATACTATTATTGAAGTAGCTAATGAAATTATAACAGCCATTCCAGAAAGAGTAAAAATGAGGAGAGGTCAAACTCCTCAAAGTTTCAAACAAGCTCTTATTGCAAAAGCATATAAAATTGCATTAAAGGATAAAAATTTTAGTGCAAGTGATGATTGTGGAATTGTTAAAAAGTATCTTCCCCAAGAAAAAATCTTTGTGGTAAAAGGGGAGGAAGTGAATATGAAATTAACCTATCCAGAGGATACTTATTTATTGGATAAACTTTTTCAATTGCGTTCAGCAGAAATTCAAAATTTCAAGCTTTCACCAGCTATTTTAAATGGCAAGGTAATGGTAGTTTTTGGAGGTACATACGGAATTGGAAAAAGCATTTTAGAACTTGGAGCCTTAAATGGTATTAAAGTTTATAATTTTTCTCGTTCTCATAATAATGTTGATGTTGCCAAGAAAGACGAAGTAGAAAGGGCTTTGAACGAAGTTTTTCAAATAGAAAAAAAAATTGATTTTATAGTTAATGCAGCTGCAATATTACACAAGGAGCCTCTAGAGACCATGCAATACGATGCTATTTGTCAGGCTATAAATACAAATTATTACGGTACGATTACAGTAGCAATTGCATCTCTACCATATTTAAAAAAATCAAATGGACATATTTTGTTTTTTACTTCAAGTTCTTACACAAGAGGTAGAGCATTTTATAGTATTTATTCGTCTACAAAAGCTGCAGTAGTTAATTTTGTTCAAGCTATTTCACAAGAATGGGAGTCTTTTGGGATTAAAGTAAATTGTATTAATCCAGAGCGAACACAGACACCTATGAGGATTAAAAACTTTGGCAGTGAACCAGAAGACTCTTTGCTAAAGCCAGAAACAGTAGCTATGAGATGTTTACAGACTTTGCAGTCTAATTGCACGGGACAAGTGATCGACGTTCGGTTAAATCACCAGGAAAAGGATAAATAA
- a CDS encoding lipopolysaccharide biosynthesis protein has protein sequence MLKSTAVRGVLWSAIDKFAVQASQFAVSILLARLLVPEDFGLIGMLAIFIAISQAFIESGLGSGLIQRQERTDQDFSTLFIFNLAVSATLYIGLFIASPYVAQFFKEPQLVNLLRVLSLNLIVIAFSIVQRTKLTINLDFKSIAKSNLIGVVVGGFGGILAAINGCGVWSLVYQILAGSLASCIALWFLSSWKASVYFSKDSFRSLFGYGSKLLLAGLYAQVMNNVYNVFLGKYYSSIALGYYSRAKNLADVSAGTISSALQQVTFPMLASVQHDRDKVVLIYSKMIRLSGFVIIPFMTLIALQAKPIVLVLLTEKWVLLIPLLQWMVFSRIFLPLSVINMNLLNAIGRSDLFLKVDLSKFPITVIAMIITIPLGVKAIVIGHVITAALSYLINAYLPGKFYGYGALHQLRDMLPVVGATVLMSICVIVSTFLIHNLVIQLFLGSAVGFVSYMFSCRIFKIKEYNEIKQLVQKLLSKKEVTN, from the coding sequence TTGTTAAAATCAACAGCAGTCAGGGGAGTTTTATGGTCAGCAATTGACAAGTTTGCGGTACAGGCTAGTCAATTTGCAGTTAGCATTTTGCTAGCTCGTTTGCTGGTACCCGAAGATTTCGGTTTGATAGGTATGTTGGCCATATTTATCGCTATTTCGCAAGCTTTTATAGAAAGTGGTTTGGGATCGGGCCTCATTCAGCGTCAAGAGAGAACTGATCAGGATTTTTCTACTTTGTTTATTTTTAATTTAGCGGTAAGTGCTACCTTATATATAGGACTGTTTATTGCTTCGCCTTATGTAGCTCAGTTTTTCAAAGAACCACAGTTGGTTAATTTACTGCGCGTATTGAGTTTGAACTTGATAGTTATTGCTTTTTCAATCGTGCAGCGAACTAAGTTGACGATAAATCTCGATTTTAAATCTATTGCCAAAAGCAATTTAATTGGGGTAGTAGTTGGTGGTTTTGGTGGAATACTGGCAGCAATAAATGGTTGTGGAGTTTGGTCGTTAGTGTATCAAATTTTGGCAGGATCACTTGCCTCGTGTATAGCATTGTGGTTTTTGAGCAGTTGGAAAGCCTCTGTGTATTTCTCAAAGGACTCTTTTAGGTCCTTGTTTGGTTATGGATCCAAATTGTTACTTGCAGGTTTGTATGCTCAGGTGATGAACAATGTTTACAATGTTTTCTTGGGTAAATATTACTCTTCAATTGCGTTGGGGTATTATTCACGAGCAAAAAACCTAGCCGATGTTTCTGCAGGAACCATTTCAAGTGCGTTGCAACAAGTAACATTTCCTATGTTGGCAAGCGTACAGCACGATCGAGATAAAGTAGTCCTTATATATAGTAAGATGATACGACTTTCGGGTTTTGTTATCATTCCGTTCATGACATTGATCGCTTTGCAAGCTAAGCCCATCGTTTTAGTATTGCTTACCGAGAAATGGGTGTTGTTGATTCCATTATTACAATGGATGGTTTTTTCGCGTATCTTTTTACCATTGAGCGTAATTAATATGAATTTACTCAACGCTATTGGCCGTTCCGACTTATTCTTGAAAGTAGATTTGTCCAAATTTCCTATAACAGTCATAGCAATGATTATTACCATTCCGCTAGGAGTGAAGGCAATTGTGATTGGACATGTGATAACAGCTGCTTTATCCTATTTGATTAATGCCTACCTCCCAGGTAAATTTTATGGTTACGGTGCCTTGCATCAGTTGCGCGATATGCTGCCAGTAGTGGGAGCAACCGTACTTATGTCAATTTGTGTAATTGTGAGTACCTTTCTCATACATAATTTAGTTATTCAACTTTTTTTAGGGTCAGCTGTTGGCTTTGTTAGCTATATGTTTTCTTGCAGGATCTTCAAAATTAAAGAGTACAATGAAATCAAGCAGCTAGTTCAAAAATTATTATCTAAAAAAGAAGTTACAAACTAA
- a CDS encoding DUF1456 family protein: MTNNDIFKKLRVALMLRDDQIVEILELVDFRITKSELGAFFRDEKHPNYMECGDQVLRNFLNALVIHLRGTKENPKNPTDVLAKHKAQIPAKEGGKERAEFKATPKDTEGARGDQKPGAKADFKKKPSFKSKDKKAAPKVQVVEKVKYSNGNKKKS, from the coding sequence ATGACAAACAACGATATCTTCAAAAAATTGCGAGTAGCCTTGATGCTTCGCGATGATCAAATAGTAGAAATTTTAGAACTAGTTGATTTTCGAATTACAAAATCTGAACTAGGTGCTTTTTTCAGAGATGAAAAACACCCTAACTATATGGAATGTGGTGACCAAGTGTTACGTAATTTCTTGAATGCATTGGTGATTCATTTAAGAGGTACAAAAGAAAACCCAAAGAATCCTACTGATGTTTTAGCCAAACATAAAGCACAAATTCCGGCAAAAGAAGGCGGAAAAGAACGTGCAGAGTTCAAAGCAACACCAAAAGATACTGAAGGCGCTAGAGGAGATCAAAAACCAGGTGCAAAGGCTGACTTCAAAAAAAAGCCATCTTTTAAATCGAAAGACAAAAAGGCCGCTCCAAAAGTACAAGTAGTTGAAAAAGTAAAATACAGCAACGGAAACAAAAAAAAATCTTAA
- a CDS encoding aminotransferase class I/II-fold pyridoxal phosphate-dependent enzyme, translated as MKVNACPDRIITVQDKEYLYFGGTAYLGLPKNKMFQKLVAKNILKWGTTYGSSRNANISLSAYEDGERFLANFINAEAVLTVSSGMLAGKLIIETLKPTTSCFFHFPDTHTALKVDESFPIWIDGEIHPRLLDNVSENITILADAVPSSQIQAQDLSVTALFSKTKKITLVLDESHSIGILGQNGCGIYASTQIPVVERKIMLSSLGKALGLTGGMIGADLEFITLLRTNPSFVSSAGMNPAFAQSLADAGPIFKKQHKKLLKKCQYIQRKLKSSPDFPFNPNYPVIYPTIKNSSAIFEKENIIITHFPYPNLVGELNRIVITANHKKNDLDKIIGILNQY; from the coding sequence ATGAAGGTAAACGCATGCCCTGACCGAATTATAACAGTCCAAGATAAAGAATACCTTTATTTTGGAGGTACCGCCTATCTGGGACTTCCTAAGAATAAAATGTTTCAGAAACTTGTTGCCAAAAATATTCTTAAATGGGGAACAACATATGGTAGCTCTAGAAATGCCAACATTAGCCTTTCTGCCTATGAAGATGGAGAACGTTTTTTGGCCAATTTTATCAACGCCGAAGCAGTACTAACAGTTTCGTCTGGAATGTTGGCTGGGAAACTCATTATCGAAACCCTGAAACCTACTACTTCTTGTTTCTTTCATTTTCCAGATACACATACAGCGCTTAAAGTAGATGAGAGTTTTCCAATATGGATTGATGGTGAAATTCATCCTCGTTTGCTCGATAATGTATCCGAAAACATTACTATTCTCGCAGATGCAGTTCCATCTTCGCAGATACAGGCGCAAGATTTATCTGTGACTGCTTTATTTTCGAAAACAAAAAAAATCACCTTAGTTCTGGATGAGTCGCATTCTATAGGGATATTGGGCCAAAATGGATGTGGGATTTATGCCTCTACTCAGATTCCAGTCGTTGAACGAAAAATTATGCTGTCCTCATTAGGGAAAGCACTTGGATTAACGGGTGGAATGATTGGAGCAGATTTGGAGTTCATTACGCTTCTGCGCACAAATCCGAGCTTTGTCTCTAGCGCTGGTATGAACCCTGCCTTTGCGCAATCGCTTGCAGATGCAGGACCAATTTTTAAAAAGCAGCACAAAAAACTACTAAAAAAATGTCAATACATACAGCGAAAACTTAAATCTAGTCCTGACTTTCCCTTTAATCCGAATTACCCGGTCATTTATCCTACGATTAAAAATAGTAGTGCCATCTTTGAGAAGGAGAATATCATCATAACTCACTTTCCATATCCTAATTTGGTGGGTGAATTAAATAGGATCGTAATTACCGCAAATCATAAAAAAAACGATTTAGATAAAATAATCGGTATTCTGAATCAATACTAA
- a CDS encoding dipeptide epimerase, whose protein sequence is MELIIRSYDLKLKHTFTISRESITIQPSMIVELKSDGQSGFGEATSNPYYKITVPKMTADLESIRSLIESTTTETPEEFWSKIHPFLQDDLFALCALDMAYNDLYARKKGKKLYQLWDHPITNNPITNYTIGIDTIDKMVEKMEELPWPIYKIKLGTQEDIAIVKELRKRSKAIFRIDANCGWGVDETIKNAIELKKLGVEFLEQPLKADNWDGHAQVFKESVLPVIADESCIIEADVAKCNQHFHGINIKLVKCGGLTPARRMIAEGRKLGLKTMVGCMTESSVGISAIAQLLPQLDYVDMDGPLLLAEDIADGVLIVDGKVTYADGNGTGVVLK, encoded by the coding sequence ATGGAATTAATCATTCGATCATACGACTTAAAATTAAAGCATACTTTTACGATTTCGAGAGAATCAATTACGATACAACCCTCCATGATTGTGGAGTTAAAGAGCGATGGACAGTCTGGTTTTGGAGAAGCAACCTCCAACCCTTACTATAAAATCACTGTTCCCAAAATGACGGCAGATTTAGAATCCATCCGATCACTTATCGAAAGTACGACCACAGAAACCCCTGAAGAATTCTGGTCTAAAATACATCCGTTTTTACAAGACGATCTATTTGCCTTGTGTGCACTTGATATGGCATACAACGATTTGTATGCGCGCAAAAAAGGAAAAAAACTATACCAGTTATGGGATCATCCTATTACCAATAATCCGATTACAAATTACACCATTGGGATTGATACCATAGATAAAATGGTTGAAAAAATGGAAGAACTTCCTTGGCCTATTTATAAAATTAAATTAGGAACACAAGAGGATATCGCCATTGTCAAAGAACTTAGAAAAAGGTCTAAGGCTATTTTTCGAATAGATGCCAATTGTGGATGGGGCGTTGATGAAACCATAAAAAACGCGATCGAATTAAAGAAATTAGGTGTCGAATTTTTAGAACAACCTCTCAAAGCAGACAACTGGGATGGTCACGCACAGGTTTTTAAAGAATCTGTTTTACCTGTAATTGCGGACGAAAGTTGTATTATTGAAGCTGATGTCGCCAAGTGTAACCAACATTTTCATGGTATCAATATAAAGTTGGTAAAATGCGGTGGCCTCACACCTGCTCGCAGAATGATTGCTGAAGGTCGCAAACTCGGACTCAAAACAATGGTAGGCTGCATGACGGAATCATCTGTGGGTATCTCTGCGATTGCGCAATTATTGCCTCAGTTGGATTATGTTGATATGGATGGACCCTTGCTTCTTGCAGAAGATATTGCGGATGGTGTCTTAATTGTTGACGGTAAAGTAACCTACGCTGACGGAAATGGTACCGGAGTAGTTTTAAAATAA
- a CDS encoding excinuclease ABC subunit B, translating to MDVYQEKKNLLLDMIAYATVNGELDKKEFDFLFLLANTLDIERGGFMDLFYKGTTLKMIKDESVRILQFYRLAILMQKDNNLFVKDATAIKQFAIHMGVNLDAVKKVLKKMKSAPDTQISINELLRIFKDAEF from the coding sequence ATGGACGTTTATCAAGAGAAGAAGAATTTATTACTAGACATGATTGCTTATGCAACAGTCAATGGCGAATTGGATAAAAAGGAATTTGATTTTTTATTTTTACTAGCCAATACTTTAGATATCGAGCGCGGTGGCTTTATGGATCTATTCTACAAAGGAACCACACTTAAAATGATTAAAGACGAGTCAGTTCGTATTTTACAATTTTATAGACTGGCTATTTTAATGCAAAAAGATAATAATTTGTTTGTGAAAGATGCTACAGCCATCAAACAGTTTGCGATTCATATGGGAGTAAATCTGGATGCCGTCAAAAAAGTGCTCAAAAAGATGAAGTCAGCTCCAGATACTCAAATTAGTATTAATGAGTTGTTGCGCATATTTAAAGACGCAGAATTTTAA
- the uvrB gene encoding excinuclease ABC subunit UvrB, translating to MNFQVVSDYQPKGDQPQAIKKLVQGINDGEQYQTLLGVTGSGKTFTVANVIEEVQRPTLILAHNKTLAAQLYSEFKQFFPNNAVEYFVSYYDYYQPEAFIPVTGVFIEKDLSINEELEKMRMSTVSSLLSGRRDIIVVSSVSCLYGIGNPVEFQNNLIPIETGQEISRTKLLHQLVQSLYSRTEADFTPGNFRIKGDTVEVYPSYADDAYRIHFFGDEIEEIESFDVTTAMVVEKFEKLTIYPANMFVTSPDVLQGAIWEIQQDLVKQVDYFKEIGKHLEAKRLEERTNFDLEMIRELGYCSGIENYSRYLDGRLAGTRPFCLLDYFPKDFLMVVDESHVTLSQVHAMYGGDRSRKENLVEYGFRLPAAMDNRPLKFEEFEAMQNQVIYVSATPADYELEKCEGVYVEQVIRPTGLLDPIIEIRPSLNQIDDLIEEIQIRCELDERVLVTTLTKRMAEELAKYLTKVSIRCRYIHSDVDTLERIEIMQDLRKGIFDVLIGVNLLREGLDLPEVSLVAILDADKEGFLRSHRSLTQTIGRAARNLNGKAILYADKITASMQKTIDETEYRRTKQMNFNTANNIVPQALNKKIESAFVKNSLVDYEFGNTLEKAAEPETEYLSKAELEKRIREKRKNMEKAAKELDFMQAAKLRDEIKVLQEKL from the coding sequence ATGAATTTTCAAGTCGTATCAGATTACCAACCTAAAGGAGACCAACCCCAAGCCATTAAAAAATTAGTACAAGGAATTAATGATGGCGAGCAATACCAAACCCTTTTGGGAGTGACGGGTTCTGGAAAAACATTTACCGTAGCCAATGTAATTGAAGAAGTCCAACGACCAACACTAATTTTGGCACACAACAAAACCTTGGCGGCACAATTGTATTCTGAGTTCAAACAATTTTTCCCTAATAATGCTGTAGAATATTTTGTATCCTACTATGATTATTACCAACCCGAAGCTTTTATACCCGTAACAGGAGTTTTTATAGAAAAAGATCTTTCTATAAATGAAGAATTAGAAAAAATGCGAATGTCTACCGTATCCTCTTTACTTTCGGGCAGGCGTGATATTATTGTGGTTTCGTCTGTTTCTTGCTTGTACGGAATTGGTAATCCGGTCGAATTCCAAAACAATCTAATCCCGATAGAAACAGGTCAAGAAATTTCTAGAACCAAACTGCTGCACCAACTCGTGCAAAGTTTGTATTCTAGAACAGAAGCGGACTTTACACCTGGAAACTTTAGGATAAAAGGTGATACGGTAGAAGTCTACCCTAGCTACGCTGATGATGCCTATCGAATTCATTTTTTTGGGGATGAAATAGAAGAAATCGAATCATTTGATGTAACTACTGCAATGGTTGTCGAAAAATTTGAAAAATTAACGATTTATCCCGCTAATATGTTTGTGACTTCACCCGATGTGCTACAAGGAGCTATTTGGGAAATTCAGCAAGATTTGGTAAAACAAGTTGATTATTTTAAAGAAATCGGCAAACATTTGGAAGCAAAGCGTTTGGAAGAACGAACGAATTTTGATTTAGAGATGATTCGTGAACTAGGTTATTGCTCTGGTATCGAAAATTATTCTCGTTATCTTGATGGCCGATTAGCTGGAACGAGACCTTTTTGCTTGTTAGATTATTTCCCTAAAGACTTTTTGATGGTGGTGGATGAAAGCCACGTTACACTCTCACAGGTGCATGCTATGTATGGAGGTGACCGTAGCCGTAAGGAAAATTTGGTCGAATATGGTTTTCGATTACCTGCAGCCATGGATAACCGACCTTTGAAATTTGAAGAGTTTGAAGCCATGCAAAATCAGGTTATTTATGTCTCAGCAACTCCGGCTGATTATGAATTAGAAAAATGTGAAGGTGTTTATGTGGAGCAAGTCATTCGCCCTACTGGACTTTTGGATCCTATAATCGAAATTCGTCCAAGCTTGAATCAGATTGATGATTTGATAGAAGAAATTCAGATACGTTGTGAATTGGATGAACGTGTCCTTGTCACAACGTTAACAAAAAGGATGGCCGAAGAACTGGCTAAATATTTGACAAAGGTCAGTATCCGTTGCCGTTACATTCATTCTGATGTTGATACTTTGGAGCGAATAGAAATCATGCAAGACTTGCGAAAAGGAATATTTGATGTATTAATTGGAGTCAATTTGTTGCGTGAAGGTTTAGATTTACCCGAAGTTTCACTAGTTGCTATATTGGATGCAGATAAAGAAGGATTTTTGCGTAGCCACCGTTCATTGACGCAAACTATTGGTCGTGCAGCCCGTAACTTGAATGGAAAAGCGATTTTGTATGCCGATAAAATTACAGCCAGCATGCAGAAAACCATAGATGAAACCGAATATCGCAGAACAAAGCAAATGAACTTCAATACAGCGAATAACATCGTACCACAAGCATTGAATAAAAAGATCGAAAGTGCTTTTGTGAAAAATTCATTAGTAGATTATGAATTCGGCAACACACTAGAAAAAGCTGCAGAACCAGAAACAGAATATTTATCGAAAGCTGAATTAGAGAAGCGCATTCGCGAAAAGCGAAAAAACATGGAAAAAGCAGCAAAAGAGTTGGACTTTATGCAGGCTGCTAAATTACGAGACGAAATAAAGGTATTACAAGAAAAACTGTAA